From one Orcinus orca chromosome 10, mOrcOrc1.1, whole genome shotgun sequence genomic stretch:
- the TIMP4 gene encoding metalloproteinase inhibitor 4, translating into MPRSPRTAPSWALLLRLLALLRPPGLGEACSCAPAHPQQHVCHSALAIRAKISSEKVVPASADPADTQKMIRYEIKQIKMFKGFEKVNNIQYIYTPFDSSLCGVKLEANSQKQYLLTGQILNDGKVFIHLCNYIEPWENLSFLQRESLNHHYHLNCGCQITTCYMVPCTISTPNECLWTDWLLERKLYGYQARHYVCMKHVDGTCSWYQGRLPLRKEFVDIIQP; encoded by the exons ATGCCGCGGAGCCCGCGGACCGCGCCGAGCTGGGCACTGCTGCTAAGGTTGCTGGCGCTGCTTCGGCCGCCGGGGCTGGGAGAGGCGTGCAGCTGCGCCCCCGCGCACCCCCAGCAGCACGTCTGCCACTCGGCGCTAG CGATCCGGGCCAAAATCTCCAGTGAGAAGGTAGTTCCTGCCAGCGCAGACCCTGCTGACACTCAAAAAATGATCCGGTATGAAATCAAACAGATAAAG ATGTTCAAAGGGTTTGAGAAAGTCAACAATATTCAGTATATCTATACACCTTTTGATTCTTCCCTCTGTGGGGTGAAACTAGAAGCTAACAGCCAGAAGCAGTATCTCCTGACTG GTCAGATCCTCAATGATGGGAAAGTCTTCATCCATCTGTGCAACTACATCGAGCCCTGGGAGAACCTGTCCTTTTTGCAGAGAGAAAGTCTGAATCACCACTACCATCTGAACTGTGGTTGCCAA ATCACCACCTGCTATATGGTGCCCTGTACCATCTCGACTCCCAATGAGTGCCTCTGGACAGACTGGCTATTGGAACGGAAGCTCTATGGGTACCAGGCCCGGCACTATGTCTGCATGAAGCATGTTGATGGCACCTGCAGCTGGTACCAGGGACGCCTGCCCCTCAGGAAGGAGTTTGTTGATATCATCCAGCCCTAG